In Streptomyces sp. SLBN-118, the following are encoded in one genomic region:
- a CDS encoding LacI family DNA-binding transcriptional regulator — MTIESERRPTLARIAELAGVSVPTVSKVLNGYRDVSVRTQERVERIIAQEGYVRPSKPRDGAGALLDLVINDLDSAWAAEILTGAEEVAREHRMHLVLRAVHTDAPPALGWLEALGARGSRGVILVLSDLTAVQRRELRRMSIPFVVVDAVGGADPPANSVTVTNRHGGFSAAQHLISLGHSRIAVIGGPEHLSCTRERVAGYRDALKVAGLRCDPRLIRYGPFRHEEGYRQACALLELPTPPTGIVAGNDVQALGAYQALKEHRLRVPSDVSVVGFDDVHFTPWTSPPLTSVRQPLRDMGALATRMLVTLVNGGQPPVARIELATNLVVRESTGPVAASRSR; from the coding sequence GTGACGATCGAGTCGGAGCGAAGACCCACACTGGCCCGCATCGCCGAATTGGCGGGCGTGTCGGTGCCGACGGTGTCCAAGGTGCTCAACGGCTACCGTGACGTCTCCGTGCGAACCCAGGAGCGGGTCGAGCGAATCATCGCCCAGGAGGGGTACGTACGTCCGTCGAAGCCTCGTGACGGAGCGGGCGCGCTGCTGGACCTGGTGATCAACGACCTGGACAGCGCCTGGGCCGCCGAGATTCTCACCGGTGCCGAAGAGGTGGCGCGGGAGCACCGGATGCACCTCGTGCTCAGGGCGGTCCATACCGACGCTCCGCCTGCGCTCGGCTGGTTGGAGGCGCTCGGCGCGCGAGGCTCGCGCGGGGTGATCCTCGTGCTGTCGGATCTCACGGCCGTCCAGCGCAGGGAGCTGCGCCGGATGTCGATCCCGTTCGTCGTGGTCGACGCGGTCGGCGGTGCGGATCCCCCGGCGAACTCGGTCACTGTGACCAATCGGCACGGTGGTTTCAGCGCTGCCCAGCACCTGATCTCCCTGGGGCACAGCCGGATCGCCGTCATCGGCGGCCCCGAGCACCTGTCCTGCACGCGGGAACGAGTGGCGGGCTACCGTGACGCGCTCAAGGTGGCCGGGCTGCGATGCGATCCGCGCCTGATCCGCTACGGCCCCTTCCGGCACGAGGAGGGTTACCGGCAGGCCTGCGCGCTGCTGGAGCTGCCGACTCCTCCGACCGGGATCGTCGCGGGCAACGACGTTCAGGCGCTGGGGGCTTATCAAGCCCTCAAGGAGCACCGGTTGCGCGTTCCGTCCGACGTGAGCGTGGTCGGGTTCGACGACGTGCACTTCACGCCGTGGACGTCGCCGCCGCTGACGAGCGTCCGACAGCCCCTTCGGGACATGGGCGCGCTGGCGACCAGGATGCTCGTCACGCTGGTCAACGGTGGGCAACCACCGGTTGCTCGCATCGAGTTGGCAACCAATCTCGTGGTGCGCGAGAGCACGGGCCCCGTCGCGGCATCACGGTCGCGGTGA
- a CDS encoding RICIN domain-containing protein, whose product MGALLIAGGTTAVGPSAQAAVEICDRVGTAKLAGGEIIVQNNRWGADTTQCISADGTGFRITRADHNNPTNGVPAGYPSVYKGCHYGNCSANSGLPLKVSDFGDPRATYDISTPDSGEWNASFDLWFDANPNPSGQNYGAELMIWANHRGRPQPIGSKMGTAWIEGANWDVWIGNIGWNVISYVRQQPTNLLDNVSIKAFTHDAANRGQINGRWYMTSVQAGFEPWVGGTDLAVKRFAFTANGGGGGGGGVGAQKIVNSGSNRCVDVENWGTRDGAALQLWDCSGDTNQRWQPQGEALVNPVSGKCLDVQGGGTANGTRVHLWSCSPGNGAQRWVRDANGKLRNPQSGKCLDAVERGTANGTALQIWDCGGGSQPQQQWRFEN is encoded by the coding sequence ATGGGCGCCCTGCTCATCGCGGGTGGCACAACGGCTGTCGGCCCGTCGGCGCAGGCCGCCGTCGAGATCTGCGACCGGGTCGGCACCGCCAAGCTCGCCGGTGGTGAGATCATCGTGCAGAACAACCGCTGGGGCGCGGACACGACTCAGTGCATCAGCGCGGACGGCACCGGCTTCCGGATCACCCGGGCCGACCACAACAACCCGACCAACGGCGTCCCCGCCGGCTACCCGTCGGTGTACAAGGGCTGCCACTACGGCAACTGCTCGGCCAACAGCGGCCTTCCGCTGAAGGTAAGCGACTTCGGCGACCCGCGCGCCACCTATGACATCAGCACCCCGGACTCGGGGGAGTGGAACGCCTCCTTCGACCTGTGGTTCGACGCCAACCCCAACCCGAGCGGGCAGAACTACGGTGCCGAGCTGATGATCTGGGCCAACCACCGAGGCCGCCCTCAGCCGATCGGGTCCAAGATGGGCACCGCCTGGATCGAGGGGGCGAACTGGGACGTGTGGATCGGCAACATCGGCTGGAACGTCATCTCCTACGTCCGTCAGCAGCCCACCAACCTCCTGGACAACGTCAGCATCAAGGCGTTCACCCACGACGCGGCCAACCGAGGCCAGATCAACGGGCGCTGGTACATGACCAGCGTCCAGGCCGGGTTCGAGCCGTGGGTCGGCGGCACGGACCTGGCGGTGAAACGCTTCGCCTTCACCGCCAACGGCGGCGGGGGCGGTGGTGGCGGCGTTGGCGCTCAGAAGATCGTCAACTCCGGCAGTAACCGCTGTGTGGACGTGGAGAACTGGGGCACCAGGGACGGCGCCGCGTTGCAGCTGTGGGACTGCTCGGGCGACACGAACCAGCGGTGGCAGCCGCAGGGTGAGGCGCTGGTGAACCCGGTCTCCGGCAAGTGCCTGGACGTTCAGGGCGGCGGCACCGCCAACGGCACGCGGGTGCACCTGTGGTCGTGTTCGCCGGGCAACGGCGCGCAGCGCTGGGTCAGGGACGCCAACGGCAAACTGCGCAACCCCCAGTCGGGCAAGTGCCTGGATGCTGTCGAGCGCGGGACTGCGAACGGCACTGCGCTCCAGATCTGGGACTGCGGGGGCGGGTCCCAGCCGCAGCAGCAGTGGCGGTTCGAGAACTGA